The Lagopus muta isolate bLagMut1 chromosome 6, bLagMut1 primary, whole genome shotgun sequence sequence TAAGGCATTTCCATACATAATTAAAACAGGGGCGTTAGTCTAATTGTGTTGTCGTAAGTGACAGCCGGCTTAGAGATGTTTGCACAGAGCCCACCGCAAGCTCCAGCACTTGCACAGTAAGCGTACATAACTATTGCAGAAACCCCCCAGAACCACCCAGGTGGACGGCGTCTGAGGGCTGACATCTAAGCAGGAATCTTCAGCATCAACCCTGCTCAGGCACATAAAGGTGCTGTGCTACTTCCTGCACCTGTGCAGGGGCTGTTTGTCTTCCCTGTAAGAATCGGCGTTGCATTTAGCCCGGATGACTGCGATCTCAAAGAATGTTTACACTCAAAGTCATtaattgctttgtttaaaaagtgATCGGGTTTTAATcaaaagcactgagaaatgcCAGTGCTCTCCTCAAGTTTAcaaaatatgaagcttgaacTACAGCACAGGTTAGCTCCGAGTCCCACcagcttatttttatttgccaaTTGGCTTcactttcagtttttaattaattactAGCAAATGGCACAAATGCAACTTCAGTTAATGCACTTCTAGCACATCTAACATCTCATAAATTTTAGTTTTGCATCAAAACTCTACAGTATGCCACGGTTGTGACATTTAGTGTTGGCAGCCCTTATGATTATAGTGAGATTTTGCAACACTACGCTTTGTTTTCAGCTCAAACTCCTTGGCAGATGGGAGTAAATTGGAACCTCGgcttacataaaaataattacatttctaaATCTCGAGTTGGAGAGAAGAGCTTGAATATGTGAACCTGAAACTCACAAATTAGAAGGGAATTAAAAGTCTCGAGTTGATCATTTTTGAAAGTATCTTTACTTTTAAGCCAGTATCATGGTATCTGAGAATTGGGCTCATTTTCTCTTATGCCTGGATTGTCAGCACAGCGCTATTTCAGAATTAGTTGGTATCCATGAAAAATGCATGAGTTGATAGAACTGTGACATCAAAAGCAAATccccttttcctctttgctctcCCTTgccctctctcttttcttctcaccttttcctcctcctcttgttCTTCCCCCCTCATTATTCCCGCAGTGACTTCCCAATGAGCAGATCCTCACTAAGTAATAGGGCTGCACTGCTTTCTGATATTCTCAGGATACAGAGGAGCAGTTCACATAGTTTTCACCTCCAATTCCAGCTCCATTATTTAAAGCTCTCTAAGTCAGTCTCTGACTCTGCTCCCAGTGAGGTCAGTGGGAACTAGAACCATTTTCTATAGCACTAGATAATGGCTACTGAGGGGGCATTGAGATTGCAGTGGAAAATAACTCtgagaagtctgaaaaaaatgtcGCTTTGCTTTCATAGgaatatttattgcatttttgcATTGTATTTGAGTGTTGTAATAATTTGGTGTGTTTTTAATACATCgcagaaaatacagctttgaTTATGGACACCTTGATTGATGTGGATTTTGCCACAGAAGGgtaaaaaagctgcttttgtttttagaagatGTACTCTAGCAGCTATTCTGGGTGGAGTTCCTTTGCCAGTGAGTGAAGTTGCAGTTCTCATTCacagaactttaaaaaatagttgAACTAGGAGGATAAAATCTCAGGAAGCACTTTGTGTGCTTTACAGCAGTAGGACAATTTATGAGGGACACTGCTGGCCAGGGCTCAGGGCAACTTCCCAGTTGGTCCTTCAGAACTTCCCACAATTCTGCTTATGTTTTACTTTTCACTTGCCCCCTGCTTCATCACAGATTTGGTTTCCATTCTCCTCTGctatttcttcttgtcctaAAGCCACCAAGAACTGATTTACACAGAGATACTCCAAAGTACCTGTTTAATTTACATCGACCATTACCAAATAATTCCATATATAACAGCTGTTATTCTGGAACAAATGCAATGGTATTATTTTAATGTAGCATTGCCACTTTAAATTCACACTTAACTTTATAGTGGAATAACTAATATTTAGCCAAATCATATCCTTGGAACCATGCAAAAATAAGACTTTGACCCAACCTGTTTTACCTGTAATACCATGCAGCTGggaagttgttgttttttcttttttttttttcttgcagtgtgttTAGCCAcatgcttgcttgcttttttgctCGTCTTTTTCCCAAAGGCTGccagtttcttttttcaggctttggctgaaaaaaaaaaagtgctgtgaGAAGCTTTTTGTTAGAGAACTTCACTGGACTTTGAATAAGTCTGTATAGGTTCTCAACTCTTATAAAAAACATATGGTGGAAAAGATAAACTTGAAAGATGAACATACTTGTTGAAGTGATACATTGCTAGGGAGATGTTCACTCAAATGGCAGTTATAGCACCAATAATCTCTATGTTTTTCTATGTTGTCTGCAGAGtgtaaaaaagaagaaaactgtaagACACATATGAGCATCAACTCAATTGTAATGCGCCAATTAGATTTTCTTAGGACATTATAGCCCCCTTGCTTTCCAAATGTACTTCTGTATTTCCATGATGCATACACAAACCTTCACTCCCCTTTAAGCTTGAGGCACCCAGCAGGAACACCCTATTTCCCTGGTGATGCATTTTATAACTTACTGTTCTTGTACTTACTGAACTTACTGTACTTACTGAACTTGTTCACCTCTTGCCCTTTCTGCACCACCTTGCTGAGCACTCATTCTTTTGATCGTATATCTTTATTTAGACTTTAAACTATGTGAGGAAATGCAATGTGCTGCTTTTATCAATACACTCCAGCTGTGTGTAACAGCAACATTTGGTCTATTGTCTTTTACTGGCTGCAAGGAACTATACTCAGTTTTTAATAACTTACTTGCTTATGAATAACATGCTTCAGTCAAAAAAGGAGATGTGTATAGGCAATTTTTCAcagcacatttcattttttcttctagctcAGCTGTATTTCAGCATACATTTAGAGCAGTTCTGTAACCACAGGGATAGTAGATTCCTTATTCTGCCACTGGGTACATTCAGCACTTGTTGCTTTCACAAGAGACAAATAAAAGAGGAGGTAAAGAATCAATCCCCACATTGTATGAATTTTTGacatattcatatttatttgGTAGTTTCTTGATGGTCTTAACCCAGCATCTTAGTTGCTGTAATAGAAGGGAGGGCAGTAAGTCATGCCCAGAGCCTGCTTTGCCTATTGCTGAGTTTTGGTACCATAATAAGTACCAGGGCCCATCTCTCACCAAACCCCCTGGGAGCACTGAAGTGTTTTGTGTAAGAACTGCTCTGTTATTctgtgctccttttttttttttttccttttttttttttccctccacagCTTGATAGGATTTAGACATCTAGTTCTCCCTGCTTTTAATGCATGCTTAATGCCCTTAAAGCTCCACAAATTAGGGGATACACTCCTTCAAGATTTCCTTTAATCATaactattttttctcctctcagaaAGGGTTATTAGAGGTATTTAGGCTGCTAACCTTATACAAGTGAGGAGGAACTCTGACCTCATCTACTGTGCAGCAGTGACCATGTATCATTGGCCTCTGACTTGATTACAAAATGATAAAGTCACATTGTGAAACCACTTTCCATTTCCTAATAGTGTCTCTGAAACCAGCTTAAATTCAGAAAGGATTGGTACTGCATTTTCTTAGTTACAGTTATAATGCACAGGATACAGAGTATTGATGCTACTGTAATTTCCTGACACTAATACTGGATTTCTCATTGCCAACCAGTACTTAGAATGACCAATGACTGATTAGTGACTCTGAATGAAAGATGGGTGGACTTGCTACCTTCTATATATGTATGTTCTCCCAGAGCGATGTACGGCACTTTAGAATAAACACTGTGCATCAAACTGTTGAGATCCAGGTCCAAATCAACAAGATATTCTTCATGTGGTCAAATCTGAGAGTAAGAAATCTAGAACTGCACAATACTAACTTACCATTTACTAAACTTGCATTGACTTTATTGTAATTAATTATATTGAACACCTCTCTGTCAGCTGATGAGTGGATCCTACAGTATGAAGGATGTCGCTATACTTTATGGCTTTTCTATATAACAGCTGCAACGTTTTTTTTGCAGTAATACTAAGATTAACCAAATCTGTTTGCTTGTGGAAAGAGATCCATGCATTGTAGTTGCTGCTTAGTAGAACTTGAAGAAAGTTGGCCCAGTCCCTAGTCTGGGTCATTTAGTCCAAGATAACAGGAATGAGTTCTGCCCAAATACACACCATGATGGGTCTTCATCGAGCTGTTTGTTTGACAAATGTAATGACTCATGATCATTACTGATATTCTGACTTATCCATGTGATACAAGGCTGCTTTGGCACCCAACTTATTTTCCTGTCTTGCTGCTCATTTCTCACAGAGGGCTGTAGGAAGGCTGAAGCACAGAGATTTACCATTTAGGCACCATTCTGACCATAGATGCCAAGCAGAAGCGGTGTGAAAGAAGCCAGCAGCTACTTGAGCCTCATCCTGCCTGGTAGTGCCCCTGATGCCTCCCCACATGGCATCACACAGGCTGGTCCTGCCATGGAACGGCCCCAACACAGCACTTATGCACAGGAAGTGCTTCAGCTCAGGTAGATGAGGGCAAACATAAAGCAGTGTCTTGTCCTGGGTGCAAAACAGCCTGCAGTTTGATTTCAGCCTCTTGGTTTCCCCTGAAGGGCTTGTATTAGCAGGGTGCTGGCAGAAGCACCCAGACCTGATGCACTGAGTCCTAACACAGGAGGGGAGGTCACCATCACAAAATATCGATTAGGGGAACACTACATGCAAAGGGCATCCTCTGCAAAGGAGAGCTCCTTTGACACAGACCCACAGTGACCTTCCCTCCTCCCATAGCTCTGGGGACAGGCATGTGTTAGATGTACACCACTGTCACACTGCCCCTGCTGGGGCCTCACGCCCTAAGGAAATTGAGATACTGATGggatttttacatttcttaaatCCAGGCACTTGaaagaatgtttattttatacaaaacatgcagagaaaacaaCTTGAAAGTGATAAATCCAGTGCTTGCTTTGGTCTTGCTGGCTGTGGAAGGCTCAGGATTCACAGCAATTTAGTAAGACTGTTACTGTGCCATTATACTGATGAGCATAaacaacaagaaagaaaatacacattttatttgttgttaGTACCAATTCAGCACAAGCACTGATAGAACGAAATTGCTAAAGATTCAGTAATCTGTGAGTTaggaattaaaaattatttcagtcaCAATTTTCAGTCATCCAGAAAGTTCCTatacaaaaagcaaagacaatTTTGTGATCCTAAATCACGTTCAGAGATGAAAGTTATAGGAGCTGAGTTCTCATCTAGTACAACTCCACAGTGTGGACACAGGTATAATGTAAAAATGATTCTATCTGAAAAGTTTCTTTTCTATAAGAACACCTTCTAGGGGTTCAACATATCTTTATGCATCTGTAGATGGACCCAAGCGTAAGGCCGAATTGAGGTAGTTGTGAGATGCTGTGAGTTGGTGCACTGCACATCTGTGACAAAACTAAAGGCTCAGGGAGAGAACTTCCTGCTCTGGAGGTACAGTTATACAAATGCAAGGCATACGTATGACCTCAACTCTCAATGTCTTGCCTGTTATGCAACTGGGAATTTATCCAGTATGCGTGCATATCGCATGTATGCATGCTTGGGTAAAAACACCTCACAGCTGGCATaagttgaaataaaacaatttttttttcttttatttttctctttaccaGCGATACTTCACAGTATTAAGGAAGCTTCTGGCAGAAGGACAACTTGTAAAAATCAGGAAGATTGGAAAAGGTACACCAGGAAACAACGCTCCGTTTTATGTCAGTGGTGACGTTCTCAGTGAGATCTACAACCGCAGAGCTCATAACCGATTTTTGAAGCCAAGAGATATGCAATATTTCAGTGCTCAAATAAAACGTCGTTATGAAAGTTGTAACTTTTTATAGAGCTTGCAAAAGCGAATAGGAACGGCGCTGTCCCAGCCCGCAGCACCGCCGAGCCGGGAACCGCATGGCAGCGCTGCCTCCGagcggcccccgccccgcgctgccgGTCCCGCAGCTGCGGGATGGGGAAAGCAGCGACGCGCGAGAACTCCTCTACTCGCCTCCGCGGCCACGAGCAGCTCGGCATCGCTACTAACCAGCGGGACTTTAACACCCGAGGTGTCACCGCGGTGCCTACATTCCGGCGGCTCCCTCCCGGCGGGGCAGGGACGGACATTTTCTCGCCCCCGCTGCcgccctgctctgctgggggaaCGGACGTACATCCACCAGACCGAAAGAACTCCCCCGTCAGCCCCCGAGCCGCCAGCCCGACGCAGCGCCCGCCTTCGTTCCGCACCCCCCGGCGGCAACCCGGGTCCCGCGGGGTCAGTGCCCGCTCCGGCCCGCCGGCTGCAGAGCTGCGCGGGGCAGGCGGGCGGCCTGACTgcggcgccccctggcggcAGCGGCGGCATGGGAGCGCCGGGCGGACCCAGGCGAGGAGGGGATCGCGGCGTGCTGCTGCCGCGCACCCCAGGGCATCGCCGTCCCTCCGTGCGGGAGGAAAAGGATTCGCAGCCAGCCTGAGGAGCGGCCCCCCCGCCGGCTGCGCGCTGCCTCCGCCTGGCAGCGTGCGTGGTCCGTATCGATAAGGCTTGGTTAAAGCTTAACCCGGGCAGGCCGAGGGGCGAGCGCCGGCGGCGGGCAGGAAGCGTTTCGCAGCAGTACCCCGCCGGGAGCTGCGCCCGGGGCAGAACCGCCTTCGCTTCGTCCTCGGGGTCCGCTTCGCTCCCCTCCAAATGGCGGCGTGGCGCTGCACGTTTGCCGTCCGACCCGGCTTTCTCTCGCGTTCTGCTGCACCCGCCTCGCAGCGGGCCTCCCGGCGCCCAGGCACGGCGCACCAACCGcgcagtgctgctgggggatTGGAGGTGGGGGTGTCCGTTACACCGGAGCTGAGCATCTGTACACTACCCGACTGCCCTGTATCGCATAGGTCCGCCTGTCCTGTCTTACTCTCGATTTTATGGTCCTTCACTTCTAAGTGTTCGGAGTAGGATACAAGCTCCTGcaaactgttttggttttgcagcAGTAGGGAATGCAGAAGGGAAGTTTTCCAACTCCTCTTTAACATAACCTTCCCAGATCCCACTCTTGGTCCTGCTGTGAGCTCTGAAAACAGCTATCAGCCACACAGTTCAACACACGTATGTTTAACCCTTACACAAGCATGTTCCAGAGCCTTTGCAAAAACCCTTGTAGAAGAGAAACTCATTTGGAACTTTTAAAGAACACAAAGGTATAGCaaacaataggaaaaaagtACAAGTAGGGAATATCACACTTGTAAGTTCAAGCCTATTAAATTACTTTTTGGTTCATGATGAAACCTGGGTGATTTTGTACTAAAAAAATGTTATGGGCTAAGGTCAGAGGTTTTACATCAGGGTGAATATAATCTACAGTTTCTCAAAAGGAGAAGGTGAATATCACCCCAACCTCTGCAAGCAAGGCTCTGCAGACTGTAGAGGTCAGAATCCCAGCTGTAAGGCCAGGCCCAAAAGCCTACAGGTGAGGATGCAGATTCTAAGGAGAGCATTTAAGGTAAGGTGACAAATACCGACATGGGTCCCTGTAGCTGCTATATAGGTAATCCTATCTGAACTTAACAACTGtactaaaaaaataagaataataataatcGAGCCTTGCAGGTTACTTCTGCTTATGCAACTTCAAAATCTATCAGTTGAGCCAGATCCTtggcacagctccagcagctcaaaACAGCTCCAGAGCCAGCAGCTTAACTGCCCCAGCCATAAACGTGTTCCCATCACCAGGAACAACTCAGCAGGGCACAGACCCACTGAAACAGCCCACACTTATCCATTTCTCAGCTCTGATGCCCAGAACAAATGGCACAGGGTATATGTACCCATTCTGCTGTGGGTCTGCCTCAGGAGCACCCCATAGCTAAGGGTCATGAAGTAATTCTCCAAACTGCAGAATGACACAAAACTTGCAAcccttcaaacaaacaaaacaaaacaaaacaaaaacacaactctCTTTGATTTTAAAGTCATCTTTGGATGAGGAAGGATCAGCTCAGCAATAAGAAACTATTACTTTTCATGCCAACCAATAGCATTCAGtacttttacttttctttggTCTCCAGTGAATTAGCCCAGGTACTGGTTTTTTGACTTCCTGTTGCTTACTTTATGCAATCTTGCTCTCAAGCTTCTGGTGAGAAAATGATGAAGTTTGATGCAGTAATAAAAAAGTCAACATTTTACAATGCTGAAAGCTATTTATAGCAACATCAACAGGTTGTAATCCATTGACAGTCATAcgtttgatttattagcttgGGCTAAATGTGGGGTGCCCTGGGACACATGCATCTTTGGACAGCGATagctctggaagcagcagctatCCAAGGCAATGGGTTGAATATGAAGACCTGAGCAAGAAGTAACCCTATGTGATTTTCCCAGACAGATGAGAATGCATTAAGAGCAAAGGAACTACCTCCTTCgggaaaaaagcccaaacaagACAGAACAAAAACCCAACCTTCTGTCTAGCAGTTGCCTGGAGCAAAGgcacagaattttttttgtgtgtgttcctgTTGCCTAGAGTCATGTGGAACCTTTGCCCTTTTAGAATTAGCTACAAATCTTGGGCCTGACTGGATATTGCACTCTGTGAgaaggaacaagaaagaaaagggggaaataGTCATTGAATGAATCCGAGAGCCAAGCACaggatttaagaaaaatgaattgcttACTGCCTATTTACATGGACTACGGAGAAAGGGATGGAGTTGGTATTATCCCTTTGTCCTTCCAACAGATGTGCTAATTCAAAGACTCAAATAactacttcttaaaaaaaaaaaagaaaaaacattatttgcaaATTTTACAACAATCAGATGTTTAGTTGGAGCAACTCCCAGTGTACATCTAAGAGACAGGCAGTGCCAGTTACCAGGAAAAGGGAACACTGCACCTGAAACTAAGCTAGCTAGCTAGCTTGCTGCTGCAATGAAGCAGCCTACAGAGAGCAGTTTATAATTACTTGAAGTGAACTAGGTAACACACCACAAAATCTAGAAATAGCATAAACTTACTGGGTTtccttaggaaaataaaatagcagcaAAGATTTTCCAAATGCAGGCTCTTCCATGTTTaactgagaaaagaataaagacaCCTGAAAGAGATGCTGATTTTAAACAGTTTACAGCTGCTTCACTGGTGTAAGTGATGATGATGCCCCCTGTTCTTGCAGGTGCATGAAACCCTGTTTGCAAAGATTTTTGTTGGTACCATGTTTTGAATGGCAAGGCTGtaacaaagatgaaaatatgACAGCCAAAAAATTAGAAGGCAGCAGAGATTCCTGACTGAAAGTACTCTTTTGATAATTTCAGAACTCACCTTCTGATTTGCTCTATCTCCTTATCTCTCTGTGTGAACTTTGTCTCATGGAAAGATAATAAAAAGGTTGTGCAAATGATTCAGCTGAGTCTCTCTTCTGACAGTCTGCAAGGAAAGTGAGTGGTATATAAATATTAACTATACAGGGAGAAATTCACCTTGTTTGTCAAAGCCCAACTTTAAAAACATAGAATAAAAACTATAGAATATTCTACAAGATACTCTATGCTAGATTTATAACATCTGTTAGTAATTTCCTTtacagttttctcttctttttaatatttatttacatcTTTGAACACATCAGTTTCTTAGAATTCCTAGTTCTGGAATAATTCAGAATTTAGattattacaagaaaaaaaaaatgctgtattacTTAAAGTGCATTCTTATCAATCAGAAACACAACTGAGCACTGGACTGTCATATCCAGTTTTACAGCAGTAGCGTACATCAAAAGTTAGCTTGCTCTGATGTTATAAAAACTTCTCAAGAGAGACAGAAGTCAGAGTTCATTGCAATATTTATAGTATTTAAGAATGCTTTCAAGTGTCTTGTAATGGCAGATGCCATCAAGTACTGTCATAAGTGGTTTTCTTATTCTAAACATTATGGTGCATTATGGTACGTTTCAAGCAAGGCACACATTATCATGtgggaaaaacaaagatcaTTATCTGTATTACTTTATGAATTCTGTTTAGATTCTGTTAATGACAcattgtattttgctttttgttttgaatacagCTCTCTTGTGTTTTTAGCCATCAATTTGGTAGTCTAAGGTATGATGGATTTAATAGCCCATGTCTAAGAAAATCCAGCACAAGTATCGAAGGTACACAGAATGGTGTTACTTTGGGgtggaaagcagattttttttacaatagGACTAACCTTTGAAAGGCTTGGACAAGAAGTCCGTGAAATGAGATTCCTGCTCTTGCAAATGTTGGCCACTTTATCCTCCCACCTCTGTTATTCAGCCTGTCCCCAGGAGtgttttctcctctcccagGGTGTGTTCTTGTGCCGTTCTGCCTCAGCAAATGGGGAGATGCTACAGGCTATCCTGCCTTGGGTTAGAGCAGCAAGAGAGAACTGGAGGACTGCTAGGAGTGCTGGGAGACCAGCTGTAGGATCTAATCAAATTGTGCTGTACAGTACCACGACTCCAGAAGGATCCCAGATGTAGAGCAAACAGCTGGCATGACACTGTAAAGACAGTGAAGAGTTACCAATCTTTAAGTGATAGGATCAAACGTAACACAATGAGCCTTCCTAGAATGAGATCAAGCCACAATCTAACAAAGAATTCCAAATATGACCAGACTTAAAGTTTCACTCCTGTTTCTCCAAGCTAGAAAGCTCCACTCCCTTGGGAATTATGGTGGATTAACACTATGTGCACAAGGCTCCCAGCACTCCAAGAAGCTTGTACCTTCTTTTAGACGAGACATTTCGGTATGCTTTTCGCTATGACATTTCGGTCCCACTCACTGTCTCTGGCCTTACCTTTGCTGCCAGTCTTGATCCCTTCCAACGGCTGTTCTTAATCATCCAGTCATAAACATCCCTTTTAACACATAGTCACAGCTAccaacttgtttttcttcttccagagtGGCTGTGGTCACTGATTATCCAAAGTTAAACTGTAATTGGCAAGTAACAAGTGATTTcacagctgtttaaaaatatccaAGATAATACAGTCAGAGCTTAGGGGGCATGTAGAAGAAAATAGTTTAAATAGGTTAGAAAGTAGGTCATTcttctgttattattattaatttcttctttttcctctgcaatttAATGTAACATGTAGGGATTTTCCTTTTGTGAGTCTTAATCTGCACTTCTCACCCTTGTCATAAAAACCAAAGAAACTGCACTGGGAACTTCTGACACGCTCTTAGTTCAAGCCTATGGTCCAAATTCCATCTTGAGCACTGTTAGTATGAGTTCCACTGGAAagatttccttgtttttctttttgtttgaatgcTTTCATGTAGAactatataatttttttttaactggaaaacaTCTATATCAACAAGCCAAGTAcacttaaaaatgttatttaaaatgaataaatgaaaagtaaGTCTCCACGTGGTGTGCCTTGATAGGCTGCTTGAGTCACTCTGCCTACGTGGAAGGTCTGAATTAACAGCACCCCGGCTCACTGTTCCCACCCTGGCTGCCCTAGCACAGTGCTCCCACAGCCTCTGAGCTCAGCAGTCTGTCCCTTTGCCTGTCAACAGCATTTCTGTAAAGAGTGCTGTTGAATAAATACGTACCTGTAGAGTGCATGAGACTACAATTCCATGTGAATCTTCTTAAAAAGCCAATCATTATCTAAGGTATTGAGAATTTGAGGAATTCTGCATTATAAATACTCAGATGTTTACA is a genomic window containing:
- the LOC125694504 gene encoding sterile alpha motif domain-containing protein 1-like, which gives rise to MEEPAFGKSLLLFYFPKETHSTARLVRRAWAPGGPLRGGCSRTREKAGSDGKRAAPRRHLEGSEADPEDEAKAVLPRAQLPAGYCCETLPARRRRSPLGLPGLSFNQALSIRTTHAARRRQRAAGGGAAPQAGCESFSSRTEGRRCPGVRGSSTPRSPPRLGPPGAPMPPLPPGGAAVRPPACPAQLCSRRAGAGTDPAGPGLPPGGAERRRALRRAGGSGADGGVLSVWWMYVRSPSRAGRQRGRENVRPCPAGREPPECRHRGDTSGVKVPLVSSDAELLVAAEASRGVLARRCFPHPAAAGPAARGGGRSEAALPCGSRLGGAAGWDSAVPIRFCKLYKKLQLS